ttatttgtattatgttAAACGTTATAATTGTGTAATGTTCTGAAAGTGTTGTATATTTTGgggcaattttatttttttttacacaccagGAACCAAATTGGATCGAGACAACAAagtgcaatatatataaaaaaaaaccctgccttttttttctttctgagggaatgtacaaatattattagaaaaaaaaccagAATGCAATAATGACTCATATGTTTATTGGCCTAGTTCAACAAACGAACAGGTTAGTCTTGATGTTTACCGAAGTGTTGTTTGGATGACATCTTTATACGGATTTCTAacccttttaaaaaataataaggcaTTTTGGATTTTTACGCATCTTGAGATGTTACGGAATGTAATGGCTTTCGATTGATTTTCAGAGATGTTCAAATACGCTTGTCGATTTGcttgaaaagaaacaaaaacgtAGATTGACCCGAAAAAACGAAATAattcatgtttatataaatatcttcTCTCTCGAtctttttctcgctctctctttttcactcaGTAATTTCTACAGGATTTGTAGATTTGTATGagtatatttcaaaataatctttaaaaaaaatccccaaaaacAATTCCcgttataataaaacataataaaacaatttacgATATATTtgattgtagaaaaaaaatatgatccgAATATGTTACACCGTATCCGTTTTTTGTCCATTTGACGTGTTTTCCTCCACGTGTCGGTTCAATGTCCCGCGTCCGAATGTAGCGTCCACGAAGTCGTTCGATGTTTTTCGAAAACGTGTTTGCGCTGTGCTGTTTTGCATGTCACagatgtgctaaataaaaaaaaaaaaaagaaagaaagcatgtCCTCTTTATGTGCATGACCTGTTTTTTCTGTGTTAATGTTTACTTCATTCTTTTGGATTTCTGaggaaataagaaataaaatatctgAAAAGCAGTTCTTAATGCTTTTATATGGTTATTAtttaagaataaacaaaaatgtgtcgaaatgtttgtagtttttttttattccacgcTACATTTGACAGAAAAGGAACTCATTGcttaaagaacactggacaaaAACAGTGAAGTATGGTGGTGGCCTTCCATCCATACTGAgacagtgtttctttttttttttttattcaataaaaaacatttttttgaaaacCTTCACCCAtgtggataaatttgaaaaacgGCGTTTGTCAACGTCGAGGCATGGACTGTAAAAAAGAAGGCTTTAGAAAGTTTTAgagagccggaaagtaaataaaagtcaGGGGGAAATTACATAGGTCGGCATAAAaggtaccgtattttccagactataagccgctacttttttcccactctttgaaccccgaggcttaaacaatgaagcggctaatttatggatttttcccggtttcacaaacttcaaaaaactgagccccataacatagaccaatgaaattgcagaacgggttcaggtgaaccaatgaaactctttatattaaatcagatgcgctcccactgaatcgggccgcaccacatcataaatatggatgatgttcctctgatgtttgacctgccgctcactcggactgtctacaggaaatgcaaatcattcgtcatgctgaaaacaaccgggcatgaaaaaacacacttcacctgtgttctgagctgcacggcatcgggagaaaagattcaccgatggtgatttttaaacgcacgacgatgccaaaagaaaaactcttgagagaaattgttgtgaaaggaaagaggaagacagtgaacaatgactttcttggtaggcgactgtttagatacaagccatgtaacagacactgtctttcattaaagcctgtgtaaagttcattagtttcagtgtatttatgttcaaaataaaaatatttgtcaaattcagtgggtgcggcttatatttgggtgcgcttaatagtctggaaattacggtataagtgttttttcagacgtttcagtgtggatgagctacttttgggaaatgattgaaaatggTAGTGTGGACATGGAACATTTTTAGACGccgttttcaaatttatccggaTTAGCATAGACGTAGCCTGAGTTACCCTTGGTTGTTTAATTGTATAATGCCTTTTCTACCTGACCATTCGAATTTGGTGGATGGACCCATAAGTGGTGCTCTATGACAAACCGTGATTGACAGTTTTCCAAAACTGCATCCCAGGCTTGTTTTGATAGCTCTTCGTCTTCATGATCCTAATTGTTACACTAtcttgccaaaagtattgggtcacctagtcatgggtacagtatgtgatttctgagcattgcattccacatttagtcccaatttgctcttctaattccctccactcttttgggaagatgttccactagattttggagtgtgcttatggatatttgtgtttatcagctacaagggtgttatgaaaggcaggtactgatgaaggtgaggaggcctggggtgcagtcagcgtttacattcctcccaaaggtgttcagtagggaggagatcagagctctatatcaggccactgaagatctttctctccaaagcatagaaggagctcactttgtgcaacGGGATACTtccatgctagaacaggttttgggtttccaagttcaatgaatgcaaaattgtattagagtgcatctaaagacgtcctgtacaattaagTGCCTctagatttgtggtaacagtttggaaaagaaccacatagagcAGAAAAGGTCCGGTGAATACATACAACAGTATGGACTGTAATTGGACTGCAAGATACATAGAagatgttctctctctctctgatcaaCAAATATCATCCCCCTGtttatctaaaaagaaaaaaattaagattttttttttaaatattctaaaatattactttatGCTGAAAAAGTTCTCAATGAAACCAAATACCAAAAAAGCATCTTACCTTTCATTCCATCTTGTTTCGGGACAAAACCAGAACAgtgaattcattcatttatagatttatagctTATAATATTCTTTCAGTCTGGAGCTAAAGCTACTATACTACAGAAATACCTCAATTCAGGTCATTAATTCATTTCAAGATTCACATAAGTGGAATAAACCCTTCAAAAGATGACCACACCCCATAAGCAACCCAAGAACATCACTAATACAATGGCATTtgatcatttgtattttttgtatacaATGCTACTTTTAATAGATGCAAATgtaaaggaaaataaacaaaacaaatcttttacATTGGCCAAAGGTGGACATTGTTTTTTGGGACCTGGGAACCTGGGAACTTTCTTTCCAGTTGTGGGGACAAATATTAAAGTCACAAATTCAATGCAAACGAGACATTACACAGTGTGAATAAACCACCAGGTACCAGAATACTGGTtttatatactgttttttttatagaaacattttccaacttttaattgattttacaCATTAATTTGGATTACTTTGTATATTCgaccctttttaaaaaaaaaaaattatttattgtttttttttaattaaattttggatttatttttaacttttttgtttCACTGACTGCTATAaagttaaattatataattaatagaattataaatCTGTACCTACATTGCAATGGTTGTCTAAGCtataagatttttaaaaaaaaaacactagcaaAACCATGGCTATTGTTATTTTCCCTCCAAAACTCCTGACTCCTCCCTATTTTCCCTTTTACAACCAATCACATGCCTCCCTCGTCAACCAGTATGTATACTTTTCAGCATAAGGTGCACTACTGACATCTGGTGGTCGCGGTCATGCAATGCATTTGGTTTGACGTACAAACTAACAAAGATAAAAACCTATGAATGACAGAATAAACAAGGAAAATATTCCTATCTGAAGGAAAAATACTCTATAAAacatattatattgtatattctcACAATTTAACAAAGCTCTATACAGGGCTGGTCATGCATTGATCATGTGATCACATGTAGTCACATGATATAATCTGCTTGATCaggcttttctttctctcattttatttgtaatgaataaaagaatgcCAGCATTTCTTGGTTAAAGTTTAAGTAAACACCTGACCTGGTTTGTTTTCTGCTATTCCTACACCAGTACAAACTTTACATGAATGTTGTTTagcattttattcataaaaatgcaTACCTTGATTGTCCAATATACGCAATACACTTTATAGTCTATTACAATGGTACATTCAAGAACAATGTACTCAAGATTGTATGAAAGTTAGGGGTGTGGTCGAGCGCTGGGTTATAAATGGAGGGTGGAGCTAAAGGAAGTGAGTGGTAAGGGTCCTGTACCTGTACCTAGTTTTTAATGTGTGCGCTTTGTTGCATTGAGTGGCACAGAAAAAGACTAGAGCCAAAAGAGAGAAGTCTACAtagggcagtgtgtgtgtgtgtataatcgcAAAGTGAATCAAAAGAAATTGTAAATCTAGAATttaaaagaagatttttttttttgtcatctacCCTCAAGGTTAAGGGCCCTGCAGATTGGTGGTAGTGGGATTTGAACGtacaaccttttgatcagaaggccAACATTTTGCCCACTGAGCTATCATATCTCTGTTTCTTACCAGTCTTCCTTCCTGAGCCCCCGAGCACTAGTCATCTCACATTGCTTTTGTCTTGACTGTtaggaaaaatattttcatgtcAAGTTCAAAGcttgcatttaattttattgttctttCGGTTAAATGCAAGTCAATAAGATAAAAATCAAATGACTGTTAATCCTTACAGTGTGTGCTCACAGATTGTACATTAGTGATAAATATTGAAAACTGTGCCCTAtacaattaagtaaaaaaataaacatacaaagcaagtaatagaaaaataattttttttagattaatcaGAGAATAATTTATTGCTGAAACTATTGGCAGAAACCCATACtgagtttttccgggttgtgtcTGCGGTggtcattatacagtacgagagcggcctcttgGGGTGAATCACAGTGCTGTTCATTTTGGCACGTGAGATTGCGTGCCGTACCTCATTTATGTTAGTTCATAGTGTATTATCTAAAgttaacagataaaaatgaaaatgtaattaataaaaaaaattattagtaaatgttgAAATTAGCAAATAAACAATACTTCTAAATCATTCATTACCTTCGTTTAAtgttaatagaaaataaaatcttaCTTTTAAGCATTACCATTTCACATAAATCGAATTTGTCATGCTTAAAATGGCCATCTTTAAATGTCTTCACAAAGGCCAGAGCattgaaattacatttatttttattatttatttttgttttacatggagtgttatgctttttttaatccagtatccattttaaaaacttcttcttcttttagctgctcccattaggagtcgccacagcatatcttctctcaccacatccataaaccttctccttggtcttaaTTTATATGgtctttaattaattaatcagttATAGCAAGTAAGATCCAACCTAGGTgtcggtatcggtaaaatccactatcggttgACCTATAATGAAAATACAGAATAAGTTAAATGATTCAGAAACAAACACCCCGTCCCCCTACAGTCTGCCTGCATGTGTCACCACCAGCACTCGGTGTTCATCGTTTTGTGCAGCCAATTTGCGTAATTTGCCACTCGGGTGTACACCCCATACACCTGTCGACTTCCGCATCCCTCTGGGCCGCCCCAAGACACCAGACCGTGCACTACCCATCTCCCACTGTAGGGGTCCTTTATTACAAATCCTCCCCCACTGTCCCCTAAACACGTATCCTGTCCTCCTTCATAGAACCCGGCACAGAACATGTTCTCGGTGATGTTGTAGCTTGCCGATCGAGAGAAATAGCTGGCTTTGCACTCGTCCTGCGGCACAACTGGCAATTTAACGTACTGCAGCACCTCCGAGACAACTCCGAGGTCAAAGGTTACCCCGCTGTACAAGGCAGAGCTATTTGGCATGTTGATCCCCCAACCGGCAACCACGCCTAGCGTGTTCGGCAAGGGCATACGAGTTTGACCTTTGACCCACGGTGGGGGCAAACAAACAGGCCTCACCAGCTCATTCAGTACCATCCCCGGGCTGAGTTTGACCAGTGCGATGTCGTTGTTGTAGTTGTGTGGGTCAAATTCTGGGTGGAGGATAATCGTTTCAACAGAGCAATTGATGGCAAGCTTTTTATCCCGGACGTCCGTGAGCCCCAGCGTAGCTTGCACATGTGCAGGGGCCACGGGGACAACCGAGTGGTCCCTGAGCTGCCTGCGAAGCACATGAGCAGCCGTGAGGACCCACGCCGAGGACAGGAGGGCACCGCTACCAAACCAGCGAGCTGTAGGAACCCGGGATGTGTCCTCCACAGACAACAAAACCTGCCAGGGGAAAAGACCCGGAAAGGCTGCACGTCCACCCACGATACGCTTTTGGTGTGATGGAAACGGCCGTGACTCCTCGCCGCATGCTTACACACAAATCATACACACAGTCTTAAAATTACAACATGTATAGGCTTGTATGGAAATCATCATGCAtactagggatgtgcatcttcaTAACTAAAGCCGATGGGCTTTGCAATCTCAATGAATAGCCAACGATATGATACGTACCGCAGGTACCGATGCGATGTGATTCGATTTACCCCATTATGataaaccagacgttcttttcctgttctgtcttcaggaagttacagctctacgtttgccatgttaatctgtattctatgtgactctcagggcACGCCTCAGTCTCCGTAGCATTGTGATATGTCGTAATcactacatattttttttttttaaccatatttttatactttattgttAGACTATAGttttaatatactttattttactttatactttatttattcttttcttatttttatactgtatttcaattgttttatgtttacatgttggacagtcgtaaaaagcattttccgtatcaatgtgtatgtgacataaaatttgaatttgaataaatcgatgcaaatatgttcaaaacggTGCAGTGCGATACAAATaacttgtatccaatgcacttttttaaatcgatgcatcacattatGACCTCATTACATCAGCACCGATGTGATACAGTATAATGCATACAGTATAAACAAGAGTCGATAAGGATTAATCATACATACCtataaatttgtatatttttagcTTACCTGCTTGGGATTTCACTGTTGTACTAGGTGGCTGGAATTCCGAATCCGATTGTGTGCTATTCTCCAGATCTGTTCCATCATAGATACAGATTTTAATTCAAAAACCGTTCACCAAATGCAAAATATTGACCAAAAGGCTGACTTCAAAACTAAAACACTTCGTCTTTATTGGACTGTTTGTAAGAGGTGCCAACAACAGTGTGTCTTATTTATCAAGTTAAATATGAAGGAATTGATttttaaaagtttggaaacccccagacttttattgtttttgagagacacgtgcatgttccttttgtttctaagCAAAACCTAGGTCATGTTAACGATTAAGGTTTGGTTTCCTTTGgccaaacaaatgtataaaacgTCCAGATGTTGAACTTATTTTcgttgaaaaatcctcccttagcatgaataacagctttacatgcTCTCGGAATCTGGACGGTTTGTTTCTTCAAACATaaagctgaaatactttgccactGTACCTCTTGGAAAACTCGCCAAAGGTGTTAGAGACTCCTTTTttgcgatccagttcatcccagagcagttcaataagatttaggtgcggtgactgggcaggtcatttcaTAGTCACAGATCTTTGAGGTATGCTTCGGCTGTTTacttgtatggtgaagtcggttccaatgagccgcagtccagatggaatcgcatggtgtaatggtgaagtatggaatgggaaccatgttggttcaggattcatTCCATTTTCCGGAACAAGTCTCCAACCCTCCCTGCTCTGAAACAACCCTataccattaagcttccacctccatgtttgactgtgtaGGTGATGCAGTCTGCTAACGTCATCTCTAATGGTCTCCACCTTACACATGTTCTTCTGGTAGggacaaaaatgtcacatttggactccacagaactttcttccagtccaATTCATGTGTTCCACAAAAACAACAGGAACATGcacatgtctcaaaaaaaaaaagactcttgGTAGGCTTTTCATTGTTcaataaacagcagaaaaaagcTGCATAAGAAAGTTCACCTGCTCGGCACGTTCTAAttgcggctccatcctcatttATCCACACACCGCTCCTGTCACACATATATGCACCTGCATGACGTAAgaaaacagtgtgtaaaaaaaaaaagtctggctGTGACTACTTCCTGTTCATTTCAGTGACTACTAATGATGAGAGACAAACTCTGTTCTCCAGGTGAGCTCTTGCAGCTGTAGAGGATCCTGGATCCCAATGTAGTACTGTTGCTGGAGTTAGTATACTCCACGTCTCCTAAAGTTACGTCGACCGGACCACAATCAATCActggagagggaaagagagaaaaaagacgaacagagaggaatagagagaaagacataTAGAAAgcaaaagacaaagagaaagaaaaacaaagagaaaaagaaaggaaaaaagactaAGTTAATCATgtataaaagcagaaaaaaattgtttagtGTACAATGAGTTTGTTAGAAGCTTTTGATGGATTCACCCCAGATGAAAAGATGTTAGTCTGCTAGCCCGCTACCCGAATTAGCGAGATCATTTTCTCAAAAGGATCATTTCATTCGTTCATAAAGAGGAAAACCACTGGGATTGGCTTTGGGAATTATTTTTTGAATTAGTCcatggacagaaaaaaaacagaaccagGATCATACCTGCAGTACTTCTGCTGCGTCCATGTCTTCAAATGAAACTTCTGTCCATCAGATCAGTTTTACAGGCAGCCATATTTCCCCTTACTGCAAGTCAATCTGAGCTATTTCTACCTTTTTGCCAGGAGAAACTTGTGTGCAAATGATTGCTTCAGGAAAATGTTGGTagaaacctgaccataaaattggtATTGTATgtacttctttttaaatatcacATTCCACGTTCAGTCTCCATTTGCATCTCCcccgctcttctgggaagatgttccaccagatttttgGAGTgcgtttgtggagatttgttagATTTCTATTagccacaagggcgttagtaaagccaggtactgacgTAAGTAAGGTGCCAATGTTCCAATTGAccctaaaggtgttcagaaaagcagatctttcgctccaacccatgtaaagcatttcttcatggagctcacatgctggaacaggtttgggtctcgtagtacaaataaattgaaagttaagtgaaagaaccacatatggttggaaaagtcagatgttcttAGTTGGTAGTCCACAGGAGACcttgtacatgtatatatacattgatCAGACATGACATTATGTcctggtcccccttttgctacAGAACATAAGTGCATTAACAGCATTGAACTAatggagctcgtctgttggatcggaccacacggaccagcctcggccgcccacgaccctctCGCTGGTTCACCAATGTTCCTCCCTTggatcacttttgatagatactgaccactgcagacctaAAACacctcacaagagctgcagttttggagatgccctgacccagttgtctagacatcGCAATTTAACCATCGCTCAAATTCTcatgctcgcccatttttcctgcttctaacacaactttgaggacaaaatgttcgctcgctgcctaataaatatatatccacccactaacaggtgccgtgatgaagagataatcagcgtcattcacttcacctgttataatgttatggctgatcagtgtataaacACCACCCGGGAGTTCGATTGTATTCTCGAAACTGTATATCTTTAATGGCAACAATGAATGTACACCACTCTGATGTTTCATGTACTCATATGGAGAAGGCTGACAATCAATTGATCTTAAAGTGACCCTAAATTATGCGTTATAACATATTACATTTGGACTATTACAGATTTTTTGGTTCCTGCTGAATGTCaatagtaaatgtaaatatccgTGTGCTTAAAACAGAACCTTCATTGTAACGATCTCTCCTGGTTAAATAACAGACCAGACTCGAAATGGTGTATGTACCACAAGAATTTACTTtttcaaatgtacaaaaaaacaaaaacattttaaactacaGAACGGTGACGCCGAAGAGATTCCTTTTCTGCTTTGCGGTGGAAAGAAACGAAGGGCAACcagggtgagagaaagagagaacagaaaggaggagaagaacaaaagaaagataTATTGAGGAAAATGTGAGAAAGATGACAGACATTTTTGACATGTATAGCTAGCAAAAACTTTGCTATATATACTacatggacaaacgtttgtggacacctgactataaggtTTGTATGTTTCAAATTCCACATGTATCATATATCACaagtttccaagttcaagtgaatgctaaattgtattatagcgcCATCTGAAGACGTCCCGTACAATTGAGAGCCTctggtttgtggtaacagtttggaaaagaaccatatatagcaggaaaggtcaggtgacccaatacttttggcaatatagtgcaaTCTGGAAATGGTTTAACTAAAAAAGAGCAGTCAGGACAATAATTAGCAAGAAATTCAGTGAAAGTTTGTGGTTGAATGAAGCAGCGATTATTAACAGCTCTACACAACGTTATTCAGAAGTCCACTAAACACTTGTTACTTCTAGTAACACTGCAGATATAATACAGAACACAAAGCCAACAGACTccatacacacaaaaccatGCAGATTGCTTACTTTGACAGACTGGTAGATGGCTGCTCCAGTTTCCATCTGCTTGGCACTCTATCTGGTAATGCTCAAACTCCTCTCTTTCCTGAGAAACAGTCAGAGCATGAACAAGTCTATATTTCGCTTTAaacttaatatttttcttttcactgcacaaccttttcagtccatcaacctgtttcctcTCATCGCGCtgcttttttaatctaccactggtgtatcaattcctctcacacaccacagctaACAATTAGCAAAGCAGAAGCCAACAGTGGTACTGTTGTTagtgtcaacagtctgctacactgactcaggactacagtttgcttctgatcaccatcactgcaccccacaacatcgtttatcagctataaatagacattcggtgcaacccagatgaggatggggttcctttcaaggtttcctccttatgccatctcgggcgGTTTTACCTccccacagtcgccaccggctcactcatcagggaaaacttacacttacaaagaacatatgaatttttatcaccacattatctgtgtgaagctgctttgagacaatgttcattgttaaaagcgcaatacaaataaaaatacattgaattGAGTTAACGTGGATGACTAagaacattcctgatcaccatcatcttttctctgcttggatacattcattatgtaacaatttaaatttgtttttgtttttatatattcatatgacgtgaggtccagttaccagcgtgacactaaaacaggtagtagttctatttaattcaattcattttttatttgtgttggcgcttttaacaatgaacattgtctaaaagcagctttacacagataatgtggtaagttTGTAagtctgtggcaaggaaaaactccctgagatggcataagaaagaaacctagagaggaaccagactcaaaaggaaacccatcctcatctgggttgcaccgaatgtctatttatgtAATGGCTActttgtacttaagtacatgtcagagcccgaacttctttactttatcttgagtaaaaaagtggtAAAAAAACGGTAGTTCTATGTAAAATCAGACATCGAGCACCCCCATATAAAGGAAATGGCACaatcttcatttcatagcaccTCTGCGAAGATTCGATTGTGAGATTGGTGGTCGAAAAAGGCTCCTACTGATGTGATCATTGAGAAAGGAGTAAAGCCCTGCCGCATCTCTTTATTTATCAGCAAAGAATGGGGAAGGGGGGTTTAATGTAGGAAACCGCAccaaagtgaataaaaaaacagagacgTAAAATTATCTATAGgcaatttttataaatattttacaaatatgtgtatatttatttatttatctatttatttgacatttgtaTCATCACCTTTACTAACGAGTAGCCAGTGTCACAAGTCACCGTGATGTGCTCTTTGAAGAAGTATTTAGGCTGTAATGGCTCCAATTGACCATTAGGTGGAGGCAGAAGAACTGCACATTCGCTGCCtaggaaaaatacaacaaaaaaaaatataaatttaattctaaaaaaaaaaccaagacaaaagtattggggcacatAACTTTTCCGGCCACACGTGATTcttacacacaattgtataggacgtcgcTGCAGAAGCTTGAATTTTTCAATtgtacccaaacctgttccagcataataatgcccctgtgtagaaagccagctctatgaagatatgctttccatgaagatctcctgctatagacttccaaccctattgaacatctttgggatgaactggaatgatGGCTGCACCCCatgcctcctcatctcacctacatcagtacctgactttactaacatcatTTCGAAAATGAACTTAAAAGTGTAGATAGTGCAGATATAGAGGACTTTTATTGTATGAATACCACATAGCCACTTCTGTGTCTTACCTACAATTGTTTAGGTTGCTTCCATTTGTTAGTACTAATAACAAATGAATATTTTCATTCTCGGGTTCAGAATCAGCTTCTACTGTCAAGAATCTTTACCTGTAGAAGTGTAGGTGAGCTTCCAGCCCAAGTTCTCTCCTGAGTTATCACTGTGAAACAAGATGTTCACAACATTGCTTCCTGTCTGGATCCTTCCAGGTGATCTGTCTCCGCAGAACGGGCCAAAAACTTTCTCTCCTGCCtgaat
The DNA window shown above is from Silurus meridionalis isolate SWU-2019-XX chromosome 12, ASM1480568v1, whole genome shotgun sequence and carries:
- the masp1 gene encoding mannan-binding lectin serine protease 1 isoform X1, with the protein product MDLTRIVASLFLVCVSSVWARVLLLTDMYGTLHSPGFPEPYPKDSEIQWNISVPEGYWIRLYFVHFDIEPSYLCEYDYVKVSSESEELAVFCGKENTDTERVPADDVILSPGNLLGVAFRSDFSNEEHYSGFEAHYSAVDIDECREKNDEVGACDHYCHNYIGGYYCSCRYGHQLHSDNRTCKVECSDSVYTEGSGVIASADFPKAYPKSSDCLYRIRLEKGFSVTLDFDATFDIEDHPDVTCPYDHVKIQAGEKVFGPFCGDRSPGRIQTGSNVVNILFHSDNSGENLGWKLTYTSTGSECAVLLPPPNGQLEPLQPKYFFKEHITVTCDTGYSLVKEREEFEHYQIECQADGNWSSHLPVCQMIDCGPVDVTLGDVEYTNSSNSTTLGSRILYSCKSSPGEQSAYMCDRSGVWINEDGAAIRTCRADLENSTQSDSEFQPPSTTVKSQAACGEESRPFPSHQKRIVGGRAAFPGLFPWQVLLSVEDTSRVPTARWFGSGALLSSAWVLTAAHVLRRQLRDHSVVPVAPAHVQATLGLTDVRDKKLAINCSVETIILHPEFDPHNYNNDIALVKLSPGMVLNELVRPVCLPPPWVKGQTRMPLPNTLGVVAGWGINMPNSSALYSGVTFDLGVVSEVLQYVKLPVVPQDECKASYFSRSASYNITENMFCAGFYEGGQDTCLGDSGGGFVIKDPYSGRWVVHGLVSWGGPEGCGSRQVYGVYTRVANYANWLHKTMNTECWW